The Nycticebus coucang isolate mNycCou1 chromosome 17, mNycCou1.pri, whole genome shotgun sequence nucleotide sequence CCATGGAGAGGGTGGGtgaggggcagggaagagggctggggttgtgggggtggggaaagtaAGGAAGGCTCCAGGGAAACTCCTGAGGCTGAGTTGACTGGGCTGGCCCAGTTGAGGGGAGGTAAGGGAACGTTTCAGGTTTGGGTCAAGGAGTCCTGTGAAACAGACccagagatttttgtttgttttaatgtcaAGCACACCGTGGTGTTGCCCTGCTCAGAACCTGCTAGTAGTTTCTTGCGGCTCCTTAAATACCATCCAGACTCCTCCCCACAACCaacagccctgtggggtctgGCCCTGCCACCTTTGGTTTGTTCCTGCACTTCAGGGCTCTGGCCTTTCCCAGTCTCTCTCCTGGGAAtactcttcttcctctccttttcatCATTCAAATCTCAGCTAAAATGCTACCACCCTGCCCTTTCCCAGCCCCTAGTCACTTTGTCATCATGTCATCctgttttcttaaagaatattCCCAAAATTTCCTTGATTATTCCCTCACTGTCCATCTTCCCCACTGGAGTGGAGCTCCCGAGGCTGAGAACCCATCTTTCCTCTTTGCCAATGTAATCCGAGCACAGAGAACAGTGCTGGGGACACAGATGTGTTACATTCGGCAGCCAGGTAACCGTAGGAGTCTGAAAGCAGTGCAGGGTTTGGGTGGATATCCGGGAGATGCTAGTGTCTTAATGAGTGTGAAGAGGAAGagcacagggaggctgaggttggagccCTTGGGTAGTGGCCTGTAGGTAGCAGGTAGTGGCAGGGGAAGGCGGAGCATCCTGGTGGGAGGGAATGAAGTTGAGTTAACCAAAGAGGGactcaagcagaagaaagtggCAGTCAATCCCCTGTCTAAAGTCtggaaacagatgaagtggtATGAGTTACGAGAAGTGATCTTTGGTTTCACATCACCAGTCCCAGcagcaggaaggagagggaagactATTTCCAGAGAAAGAGTCTAGCAGTGGGAGGACCATAGGGTGAGAAAGGGAAGGTGTTAAAGTTCTTGACCATGGCTATGTGCTGAAGAGAAGGAGCTTGTAGACAAAGCAGGTGGATGAGGAGATCTGAGGAGGTGGGTGGTGGCCCTGGGCTTGAGCAGGAAGGGGCTTGCCCAGGGTCAGGCATGACGGGTAGCCATCTTTGACATCTAGGGCTCTTCTCAGTAAGGAATTGAGGTAGGGTGGTGGGTCAGATGAAGCCTTTGAGGGGGGTGCCCTGGTAGGGAGTCTCTAGCTAGTGTTTAAAAGGCCCAGGCAGAGCTGTAGTGGCCATGCAtcttctagggcagtggttctcaaccttcctaatgccgcaatgtattttcattgttacaaaggggttgcgacccacaggttgagaactgctgttctagggCAAACCCACTGGCCCAGGTCAGGGTCCCTCAGCTGGATCCTACTCTGTGTTGAGATTGCTCCTCATTCAGTGGTGTTTTGTTGTGAGCCACAAACACTAACTCTGGCAGATGAAGGCCAAGATGGTGGAACAGAGCAGGGAGCGGTATTAAGGGGAGTAGGGTGGCAGTCACAGGGCTTTAGGGCAGCAGGAGTGCTGGACTTGGGGAGGGACAGAAAGGAGGCTGGGAGCCCGGAACCCCAGTACCGCTGGGGGCAGGAGCAACAGCTCAGAATGCTGCCTCTGCTGCTGTTACTTGGCAGGAGTGTTTTGACCACTGTCTGCTCCAGTTTTGAGTTCTAGGAAGGGGACCCTGACATTCACCTTAAGCTGTGTCCTGAGGGGAAGAAGTATGTACTGATGTGTGTTCTTGGTGAGGTGGAAAGAATCCTGGATTCTGTTCACAGCCCTGGTGACTCTTCCACTCTCCTGGGCTTCTTCAAGGCCCCGAGCACTGGGAGGGATGAGTGAGGGTCTTTGTGCTGGTGCCCAGCCCTGAGCTATTCGCTGCTGCTCTTGCAGGTGCTGGGAGCCCTGTTCCTGGCAATTGGCCTCTGGGCCTGGGGTGAGAAGGTAAGGCAGTGGATGGGGCACTGGGCAAGGTGGGCAAGGTGGTGGGAAGGTTGGCCTCCCACACCTGCTTCTGCCCACACTGGCACAGGGTGTTCTCTCCAACATCTCAGCGCTGACGGATCTGGGAGGCCTTGACCCTGTGTGGCTGTTTGTGGTAGTTGGAGGTGTCATGTCAGTGCTGGGCTTTGCTGGCTGCATCGGGGCCCTCCGGGAGAATACCTTCCTGCTCAAGTTTGTAAGTGCCCCCTGCCTTCTGAGATCCATTTGTACCCTACCTGCCTCCCAACCACCAACTAAGCATTGACTAGCTCTTGCTTAGTAATGGGTATCTTTGTTATTATACAATAATAGTAATGATAGTAATTGTCAGATTCACGTTATCTATGTTAGGATCCTTTCTGTGCTGTGGTAAATGACTGAAATCTAGTGGCTTAACATAAAAGCATAAAAACCCTTAGTTCAGGTAAGAAAAGTCTATGGGTGTGCTGGCCAAAGGTGCATTTTGATCTAGGGGCTGGCACGGTGTCATTTGACCTGGTCTCTGTTTCTCAGCTCTGTGCCCTCCTACCTTGGCTCTATTCCCAGGACTGGCCTCACTCTGCCCTCATGGGGAGTTGGGGAGGGCTGGCTTCCAACTTCTCAAAGTGCTTTAATTGCATTCTCTTGGCTCTGATTGGCTGTCTCTGGACCAATTCCTGTGAGCAGAGGGGGAGGCCATCCTCTGATTGGTGGGCTTGTGTCACACCTCGCTCTTGTATCTGGGATTGGGGAAAAGTGGAACTAAAGCTTTGTGTGTGGAGGGTGGTTTTCCAAAAACAGGATATTTTACCAGGTGAAgaccataaaacaaaaataaaataagagaaggtGGGACTTCTGGGCTCCCTTGCTCTTGGTGGAGGTTGGGGTAGAGCTCTTTCCTATTGGCACCTCCAGGCCCCAGGAGGTCATCAGAGCCCTGCATCTCCAACCCTCATCATCTGTGTGCCCCCAACTCCAGTTTTCTGTGTTCCTTGGCCTCATCTTCTTCCTGGAGCTGGCGACAGGGATCCTGGCCTTTGTCTTCAAGGACTGGATTCGAGACCAGCTCAATCTGTTCATCAACAACAACGTCAAGGCCTACCGTGATGACATTGACCTCCAGAACCTCATTGACTTTGCTCAGGAATATGTGAGTCCAGCATCCAGCACGGGCCACACCTAGTATGCACCTGGTGGACAGGCCCTAGGGAAGAGACCTAGGAGTGTCCTTATCTAAGGACAAGCAGCCCCTGGTGAACCGCATGGGTCTTGGTTTCCCTAGCTCTGTGGGAACACAGCTTTGGGAAACAGCAGAGGGTCCAAACTGGCAACTCCCAGGCTGGGGCTTAAAACACATCTAAGCAGAGGAGATTtgacttaaaaatatacatttctggctgccacatataccagggctggtgggtttgaacctggcccaggcctgctaaaacaacaaaacaacaatgacaactacaaaaaaaaaaaaaatagctgggcgttgtagtgggctcctgtagtcccagctacttgggaggctgaggcaagagaattgcttaagtccaagagtttgaggttgctgtgagctgtgatgcacagtactctactgaaggcaacatagtgaactgtctcaaaaaaaaaaaacaaaaaaaacactatatatataagtacacacacatacacacatatttccCCTTCTACTGGGCCTATAACATGGCCAGACTAGTATAGGGGGCTCTGTGTTTGCTGCTGTCTTCAACACAATGTATTTTACTCCAGGTTAgctctttttctcatttatattatGTCTGGCTTCTATACAcatgcaggcatcctcaaactttttaaacagggggccagttcactgtccctcagaccattggagggctggactatagtttaaaaaaaaaactatgaacaaatttctatgcacactgcacatatcttattttgaagtaaaaaaaacaaaacggaaaaaaatacaatcacactgcctcatgtggcccgcgggccgcagtttgaggacccctgctagagttTGAGACCCTTAACTGAAGCTCTGCCCTCAAGCTTGCAAACCTAACCCTGGTGAAGAAGCAGCTGGAGAACAGTTCACAGAACATGAGATGCCTTCCACCTGCACATTCTTGTCTACTCACACccaatctcacacacacacacagagccataCACTAAGTCACACTCGCATACAGCCATACCTGATCACAcccacacatagacacacacagtcATACATTCACAGTCACACCCACACATGGTCACATAGCCACACACGGTCACACCTTGTCACATCCACACATGGTCACAGGCCTTTGGCACCATTCATCACCCAGAGTTAGCTCTGGGATCTGGAGGTGAACCAGAGCTGGTGCCTGCTTCAAAGAGCTCTCAACCCAAGACAGAGGCAGACATATTGCCAAGCAGCGATAACatgattaattaatttattcaatacAGGATTGTTATGggcctactgtatgccaggcccTGGGCCATGTGCCGGGAATCCAGTGGTGAAAAAACTGGGACCTATCCTCATGGgcatgtgggcaagagacatgataaataagcaaaacaaacaaacgttTGTTTGTGCTCATGTGAGTGTGTGAAATAGTAGTGGTAAGGTAAGAGCTGAAAGGAagggtggagaaaagaaaacctctTAGTAGTGACCTTGATGCTTcctcaggaggaggaggagcagtggTGTGAAGCAAGGGAGTGTTTTGTGGTGAGAGCAACTGACACCAAGTAGGTGTAAGGAAGCAGGTGGAGACCAAGCTGTGCTTGAGGGATGGGTGGCAGGCTCGGTGCCCTGGCTTACTGCCTGGACCTGCCCTGAGCTTGTGTACCTCCTGTGGGctgcccaccagcccctgtgccaCTTCAGTCAGTCAGGACTGCTAGCTGTTGTGTCCCTCGCCAGACTGTCAACTTGGTTCATCACCATGGTCCTTGCCCAGGGAGCAGCATGTTATCCTGGGCAGGGTGATGGAGCTAGGGTATGGTGCTAGCAGGCTTATGGGAAATGGATGGGCTGGCTGTGGGGTAGAGGGGGTGTGGGAGAAGGTCTTTGTAAAATCTTTGGGGCAAGTGTGGGGATACCCAGTACAGATATGAGGTCCAGTGGTGTCTCTGCCCCTACATGGCTGGGCTCAGCATCCACTCCTCAGGGAGGTCTGGAGGAAGCCACAGTCCATGAGCCGGTATCCTCCATCTCTTCCCCCACTTTTTTCAGCCTCTCTCGGGTTAGGGGGACAATCTCAGGACTCCTCCCCAGCACCCCTCTGCCTCTGCCAGCCTGTCTGCTGTGAGGGCGGGGAGGTGCCCCCTCCCAGACAACTTTGTCTTCCTATAGCTGGGGCTGGTCCCCAGAGTGGGCCTGGCTCACTGGGCTTTCCCCTGCCCCACAGTGGTCTTGTTGCGGAGCCCGAGGGCCCAACGACTGGAACCTCAATATCTACTTCAACTGCACTGACCTGAACCCCAGCCGGGAGCGCTGCGGGGTGCCCTTCTCCTGCTGCATCAGGGACCCTGCGGTGAGTGGCGCTGGGAGAGGTGTGGAGGTGCTGCCGTGTGCTCAGCTCTGTCCAGGGAATGTGGGTGCTGGGGAGGCTCTGCAGCCTGTTGGAGCTGCTCTCCCTGTCCAGGAAGACCAGGGGACAGGGATTGTCCCTGAGGCGTCCTTGCGCCCTATGTTCCCTGCTAAAGGTTGGCCAGGGGACAGCATTCTCTCATTCATGTCAGGGGGTGTCTGGGCCACTACTAGTCACTACCACACTCTACCAGGCAGGGTATTGGGGTGGGGGCTCTGACCCTTTtatttaaggcttttttttttttttttgcaacagagtctcactatgtcacgcttggtagagtgccgtaacgtcatagctcacagcaacctcaaactcttgggcgtaagcgattctcttgcctcagcctcccaagtagctgggactaccggctcCTGCAACAACAcccatttattttttggttgtagctgtcgttgtttggcaggcccaggctggattcgaacccacagctctagtgtatgtggctggcatcctagctgctgagctacagatgctgagcctattTATGGCTTTCTTCAGTGCGGAAACCACTAATAGTATACTTCTTCAGTCATGGTTCATCTGGGTGCCAAGGGCCAGGTTTCTCTCCATTGTTAGTGAACTCCAGCAGGCAGAATTCCTAAACAGGAGGCAGGTCCAAGTTGGTGTTTTCAGCCACATGCCCTGGTGACTGGGAAAGATGCATATGGACCTCTGGGAGCCTTGTTTAAGAGGGTGGatgtagccaggtgtggtggctcacacttgtaatcctagcactctgggaggccaaggcaagaggatcccttgagatcaggagttcaggaccagcctgagcaagagcaagatcccatctctactaaaaataggaaaattagtgtggtggca carries:
- the TSPAN17 gene encoding tetraspanin-17 isoform X2; its protein translation is MPGKHQHFQEPEVGCCGKYFLFGFNIVFWVLGALFLAIGLWAWGEKGVLSNISALTDLGGLDPVWLFVVVGGVMSVLGFAGCIGALRENTFLLKFFSVFLGLIFFLELATGILAFVFKDWIRDQLNLFINNNVKAYRDDIDLQNLIDFAQEYWSCCGARGPNDWNLNIYFNCTDLNPSRERCGVPFSCCIRDPAEDVLNTQCGYDVRLKLIFGICLAQNLVSDIKAVKANWSTSTTSLEERPSGYTSSSVATLPRTHASLVTEGPPGRSAHLSALPGSLEAGSWPSHL
- the TSPAN17 gene encoding tetraspanin-17 isoform X1, with amino-acid sequence MPGKHQHFQEPEVGCCGKYFLFGFNIVFWVLGALFLAIGLWAWGEKGVLSNISALTDLGGLDPVWLFVVVGGVMSVLGFAGCIGALRENTFLLKFFSVFLGLIFFLELATGILAFVFKDWIRDQLNLFINNNVKAYRDDIDLQNLIDFAQEYWSCCGARGPNDWNLNIYFNCTDLNPSRERCGVPFSCCIRDPAEDVLNTQCGYDVRLKLELEQQGFIHTKGCVGQFERWLQNNLIVVAGVFLGIALLQIFGICLAQNLVSDIKAVKANWSTSTTSLEERPSGYTSSSVATLPRTHASLVTEGPPGRSAHLSALPGSLEAGSWPSHL